A region of Astyanax mexicanus isolate ESR-SI-001 chromosome 23, AstMex3_surface, whole genome shotgun sequence DNA encodes the following proteins:
- the LOC103033841 gene encoding syntaxin-10 encodes MSMEDPFFVVKGEVQKALSRARGLFQRWEELLQEDTPISRDELDWSTNELRNCLRAIDWDLEDLHETISIVESNPGKFRLGENELQERRDFVERTRKAVQEMKEQLSSPSAVAQAEKKNRQALMSGPSQPRHAGLEPHLVSANSRYIQEQQEQQQLIMQEQDEHLELVTGSIRVLKDMSNRIGDELDEQSVMLGEFSEEMEQTSSRMDSVLKKLEKVSHMTSSRRQWCAIGALVIILIVVLILFFAL; translated from the exons ATGTCGATGGAGGACCCGTTCTTCGTGGTTAAAGG gGAGGTGCAGAAGGCCCTCTCCAGAGCACGGGGGCTATTCCAGAGGTGGGAGGAGCTCCTGCAGGAGGACACGCCTATCAGTCGAGATGAACTAGACTGGAGCACCAATGAACTGAGGAACTGCCTGAGGGCCATCGACTGGGACCTGGAGGACCTGCATGAGACCATCA GCATTGTGGAGTCTAACCCTGGGAAGTTCCGTCTGGGGGAGAATGAGCTGCAGGAGAGGCGTGATTTTGTGGAGAGGACGCGGAAGGCTGTTCAG GAGATGAAGGAGCAGCTTTCCAGTCCCTCTGCTGTAGCGCAGGCAGAGAAAAAGAACAGACAG GCACTGATGAGTGGTCCATCACAGCCACGGCATGCAGGTCTGGAGCCTCACCTGGTATCTGCCAACTCCAGATACATCCaggagcagcaggagcagcagcag CTGATCATGCAGGAGCAGGACGAGCATTTGGAGCTGGTGACAGGCAGCATCCGCGTTTTAAAGGACATGTCCAACAGGATAGGAGACGAGCTGGACGAGCAGTCTGT gatgttGGGGGAGTTCAGTGAGGAGATGGAGCAGACCAGTTCCAGGATGGATTCGGTGTTAAAGAAATTGGAGAAAGTGTCGCACATGACCAGca